From Nicotiana tabacum cultivar K326 chromosome 22, ASM71507v2, whole genome shotgun sequence, one genomic window encodes:
- the LOC107799166 gene encoding metallothionein-like protein type 2, whose protein sequence is MSCCGGSCGCGSGCKCGSGCGGCGMYPDLENTTTFTIIEGVAPMKNYEGSAEKATEGGNGCKCGANCKCDPCNC, encoded by the exons atgtcttgCTGTGGAGGAAGCTGTGGCTGTGGATCTGGTTGCAAATGCGGCAGTGGCTGTGGAGG ATGTGGGATGTACCCCGACTTGGAGAACACCACCACCTTTACCATCATTGAGGGAGTTGCACCTATGAAGAA CTACGAGGGATCTGCTGAGAAAGCAACAGAAGGAGGAAATGGCTGCAAGTGCGGAGCAAACTGCAAATGTGACCCTTGCAACTGCTGA